One segment of Anatilimnocola aggregata DNA contains the following:
- a CDS encoding DUF4332 domain-containing protein, giving the protein MSLLFKVVFASAARSTHHKLALDALRQLRGHDAQAWMDVFLRYNRSYLEGAKAPDTQFKDFKNHVLHVQDNYWGGAVAATQKWYAAAHTSFQNQDWEEAAYSVGVLSHYFSDALMPLHTGQSEDEGPIHRAVEWSVCKSYGELRYILETNRDGYPRWECPTGDDWLAQMVRRAAEISNPHYDTVIDHYNLALGTRDPLQGLDQTLKDCLAKCLGFATVGLARIIEKLIDETKSVPPFVDVTLQGIVAAAKMPFRMLAKHIEDVRERETLRLIYDEFERTGKVVDNLSADDAEVRKLHAEEVLHTSLTKLNAQPIRKPGERHGQSATQRDRSVKSVSTAPISDNREQSARVAPEPTKISSAVERLLKEAETKPTPVPRDMLKPKEEVLSPWKAPTQIADEVKPVAPAVPAKAKPESPAVLKMEPIKVESPKTEPKKAEPKPAVAEPAKKAEAAKPKEKEKEKPAAESKLKFYLDRSKQIQDAPSIGNKTAERMRGAGVSTVGELLASHPEKLAAKLNVAHIIPDVIRQWQAEATLCCRVPGLRGHDAQILVACGIDQPAELAECEVDDLLDLIQPFVESPDGQRVLRGSSPPDEEEVTEWIAAAKQARSLKAA; this is encoded by the coding sequence GTGTCGCTTCTGTTCAAGGTCGTCTTTGCGTCTGCGGCACGCAGCACGCATCACAAGCTGGCGCTCGATGCGCTCCGGCAGCTGCGCGGCCACGATGCCCAGGCTTGGATGGACGTCTTTCTTCGTTATAACCGCTCCTATCTGGAAGGAGCGAAGGCCCCCGACACTCAGTTCAAGGACTTCAAGAACCACGTCCTGCATGTGCAAGACAACTATTGGGGCGGCGCTGTGGCTGCAACACAAAAGTGGTACGCAGCCGCGCACACGTCGTTCCAGAATCAAGACTGGGAAGAAGCGGCTTACTCGGTCGGTGTGCTGAGTCACTACTTTTCCGATGCCTTGATGCCGCTGCACACGGGGCAGTCCGAAGACGAAGGTCCAATTCATCGCGCGGTCGAATGGAGTGTTTGCAAATCGTACGGCGAGTTGCGGTACATACTCGAAACGAATCGGGATGGCTACCCTCGCTGGGAATGTCCCACGGGCGATGACTGGCTCGCGCAGATGGTTCGCCGCGCTGCGGAAATTTCCAATCCCCACTACGACACCGTCATCGATCATTACAATCTGGCCCTCGGCACGCGCGACCCGCTGCAAGGGCTCGATCAGACGCTCAAAGACTGCCTGGCCAAGTGCCTGGGTTTTGCGACAGTCGGCCTCGCGCGAATCATCGAAAAACTGATCGACGAAACCAAATCGGTGCCGCCGTTTGTCGACGTCACGCTGCAAGGGATTGTCGCCGCCGCTAAAATGCCGTTCCGCATGCTGGCCAAGCATATTGAAGATGTGCGCGAACGAGAAACCCTGCGACTGATTTACGACGAGTTCGAACGAACCGGCAAGGTCGTCGATAATCTGTCTGCCGACGACGCCGAAGTGCGCAAATTGCACGCGGAAGAAGTGCTGCATACCTCGCTCACCAAACTCAATGCTCAGCCGATTCGCAAACCGGGCGAGCGGCATGGACAAAGCGCCACGCAACGTGACCGCAGCGTCAAGAGTGTCAGCACGGCACCCATCAGCGACAATCGCGAACAATCCGCGAGGGTCGCCCCCGAGCCCACAAAGATCTCCTCGGCTGTTGAACGACTGCTGAAAGAAGCAGAAACCAAGCCCACACCCGTCCCGCGTGACATGCTCAAGCCCAAGGAAGAAGTACTGAGTCCTTGGAAAGCTCCAACACAGATTGCCGACGAAGTCAAACCGGTTGCTCCCGCAGTTCCCGCCAAAGCCAAGCCGGAATCACCCGCGGTCTTGAAGATGGAGCCCATTAAGGTAGAGTCACCAAAAACTGAACCGAAAAAAGCCGAACCCAAACCGGCAGTCGCCGAACCAGCAAAGAAAGCGGAAGCTGCCAAACCGAAGGAAAAAGAGAAAGAAAAGCCTGCTGCAGAATCGAAGTTAAAGTTCTATCTCGATCGTAGCAAGCAGATCCAAGATGCACCTTCGATTGGCAACAAGACAGCCGAACGGATGCGCGGGGCGGGAGTTTCGACCGTTGGTGAATTGCTGGCCTCTCATCCCGAAAAACTCGCGGCCAAGCTCAATGTGGCCCACATCATTCCCGACGTGATCCGCCAATGGCAGGCGGAAGCCACCCTCTGCTGCCGTGTTCCCGGCCTGCGGGGTCATGACGCTCAAATTCTCGTGGCCTGCGGCATCGACCAGCCCGCCGAACTTGCCGAGTGCGAGGTCGATGATCTGCTCGATCTCATTCAGCCTTTCGTCGAAAGTCCGGACGGCCAACGCGTCCTCCGCGGCAGTTCGCCCCCCGACGAAGAAGAGGTGACCGAATGGATCGCGGCCGCCAAGCAGGCCCGCTCGCTCAAAGCGGCCTAA
- a CDS encoding DegT/DnrJ/EryC1/StrS family aminotransferase, translating into MNAPLGSAGKTSNVPLLDVNRGNAPLREEFIAALTRVVDSGRFLFGPDVTQLERSVAERCEVEHAIGCASGSDALLLALMALDITDYDEVIVPSFTFFATASAVTRVGATPVFVDIAPATFNLDPACLERAITSRTKAIIAVHLFGQCADMTSILAIAKAHNIPVIEDAAQAIDAKHGGKPACSMGTIGCLSFYPTKNLGGMGDGGMLTTNDGALAERLRLFAAHGMNPRYHHRVIGINSRLDTLQAAVLNVKLQHLAQWGQQRTQNALGYHAGLTSSGLHHTLGLPIALPGNEHVWNQYTVRIPNGQRNMVKQRLNEAGIGSEVYYPIPLHLQECYRSLGYRPGSLPETERAAEEVLSLPIFPELTSAEQQTVIARLDELLLPRRAMAA; encoded by the coding sequence ATGAATGCTCCGCTCGGCTCGGCTGGCAAGACCAGCAATGTTCCTCTGCTCGATGTCAACCGCGGCAACGCACCGTTGCGAGAAGAGTTCATCGCAGCCCTTACCCGCGTCGTCGACTCGGGTCGCTTCCTCTTCGGGCCCGACGTTACTCAGCTCGAACGCTCGGTCGCCGAGCGCTGCGAAGTCGAACACGCAATCGGCTGTGCGTCCGGCAGTGATGCCCTGCTGCTCGCCCTGATGGCGCTCGATATTACCGACTACGACGAAGTGATTGTTCCTAGCTTCACGTTCTTCGCCACGGCCAGCGCCGTGACGCGAGTGGGAGCAACACCTGTTTTTGTCGACATCGCGCCGGCCACGTTCAATCTCGATCCAGCCTGCCTCGAACGTGCGATCACCTCGCGTACGAAGGCGATCATCGCCGTTCACCTGTTCGGCCAATGTGCCGACATGACCTCGATTCTGGCCATTGCCAAGGCCCACAACATTCCGGTGATCGAAGACGCGGCCCAGGCCATCGACGCCAAGCATGGCGGCAAGCCGGCCTGCTCGATGGGGACCATTGGCTGTCTCAGCTTCTATCCCACCAAGAACCTCGGTGGCATGGGGGATGGCGGCATGCTCACCACCAACGATGGTGCGTTAGCAGAGCGGTTGCGCCTGTTTGCGGCCCACGGCATGAACCCGCGCTATCATCATCGCGTCATCGGGATCAACAGCCGGCTCGATACGCTGCAAGCTGCGGTCCTTAACGTCAAATTGCAACACCTGGCTCAGTGGGGTCAACAGCGGACGCAGAATGCTCTCGGCTATCACGCCGGGCTCACGTCTAGCGGACTGCACCATACGCTCGGCCTGCCGATCGCGCTGCCAGGAAACGAACACGTGTGGAATCAATACACCGTCCGCATCCCGAATGGCCAGCGGAACATGGTCAAGCAGCGTCTGAATGAAGCGGGCATCGGCAGCGAGGTCTACTATCCCATCCCGCTCCACTTGCAGGAATGTTACCGCTCGCTCGGCTATCGCCCCGGCAGCTTGCCGGAAACGGAACGGGCCGCGGAAGAAGTTCTGAGCCTGCCGATCTTTCCCGAGTTGACCTCGGCGGAACAACAAACCGTCATCGCCCGCTTGGACGAACTCCTCCTACCGCGCCGGGCAATGGCTGCTTAG
- a CDS encoding DUF1501 domain-containing protein, which produces MRRDFLKLCGLAGLGLAFPWIDQREAQAAPTDEPYAGPFYVVLNASGGWDTTYLMDPKGIGGINRLYEEGDILTQGAHKYAPTAKHMQGGLSNEDFYKEFGDQLLVLNGLDYSVNNHSPGARYMATGKLDSMAYPTFAALVAACQGPNCPISYLTFGNYSATGNLVAMSRVPYLPSLQKLANADAIEGNERSPYHDSFALDRIEQALQEQHASAATQPRLPRLERAENMLYAAQVNSKALQRVTPHIPKSIPKERLSQQAEIALASFKAGVCVSANLTIGQFDSHANNDPDQMKLIPEFLAGIAYLIRRAEELQIRDQLVVIVQSEMGRTPTYNKGNGKDHWSIGSIMFLGRGIKGNRVIGATDEKQFQVPIDPQSLACDTEKGLRVRPEHIHHALREFAGIADHAFSKKFPLGVAEKDRLHGLWG; this is translated from the coding sequence ATGCGACGCGACTTTCTCAAACTGTGCGGCCTCGCAGGGCTCGGACTTGCCTTTCCCTGGATAGACCAGCGGGAAGCTCAGGCTGCCCCCACCGACGAACCCTATGCGGGGCCGTTTTATGTGGTGCTCAACGCCTCGGGCGGTTGGGACACTACGTACCTGATGGATCCCAAGGGGATCGGCGGGATCAATCGCCTGTACGAAGAGGGAGACATTCTCACGCAGGGGGCACACAAGTATGCCCCGACAGCCAAGCACATGCAGGGCGGTCTGAGCAATGAGGACTTTTACAAAGAATTCGGCGATCAACTGCTGGTGCTGAATGGGCTCGATTACTCGGTGAATAATCATTCGCCGGGTGCCCGCTACATGGCCACCGGCAAGCTCGACAGTATGGCCTATCCGACGTTCGCCGCGTTGGTGGCGGCCTGTCAGGGGCCGAATTGCCCCATTTCGTATCTGACGTTTGGCAACTACTCGGCCACCGGCAACCTGGTGGCCATGTCGCGCGTTCCGTATCTTCCTTCGTTGCAAAAGCTGGCGAATGCCGACGCCATCGAAGGAAACGAGCGTTCTCCCTATCACGATTCGTTCGCCCTCGACCGCATCGAGCAGGCCCTGCAAGAGCAGCATGCCAGTGCTGCCACTCAACCACGTTTGCCGCGCTTGGAGCGGGCCGAAAATATGCTCTATGCGGCGCAGGTCAACTCCAAAGCCTTGCAACGGGTGACGCCGCACATTCCCAAAAGCATTCCCAAGGAACGGCTGTCGCAGCAAGCTGAAATTGCGTTGGCTTCGTTCAAGGCAGGAGTCTGTGTGTCGGCGAACTTGACGATTGGGCAGTTCGATAGTCATGCCAACAACGACCCAGACCAGATGAAACTGATTCCCGAGTTTCTCGCCGGTATCGCGTACCTGATTCGCCGCGCCGAGGAGTTACAGATTCGCGATCAACTGGTGGTGATCGTGCAGAGCGAAATGGGTCGTACACCGACCTACAACAAAGGGAACGGCAAAGACCATTGGTCGATTGGTTCGATCATGTTCCTCGGCCGCGGCATCAAGGGAAATCGAGTCATCGGCGCGACCGACGAAAAGCAATTTCAAGTGCCGATCGATCCGCAATCATTGGCGTGCGACACAGAGAAGGGTCTGCGCGTGCGACCCGAACACATTCACCACGCGCTGCGCGAATTTGCCGGCATTGCCGACCACGCCTTCAGCAAGAAATTCCCGCTGGGCGTCGCCGAGAAAGATCGCCTGCACGGGCTGTGGGGATAG
- a CDS encoding DUF4129 domain-containing protein — translation MSRRTPETLVDWLVVGIAPFLIMMLVGSLVFYLVEVFYLGDYQIRLLFVLGLFVMAIVCVARISMEDGGAYAALFGVPLAVAVGVAIATFVEVSGPLAPLGPALNWALMALVWWAAHKLTWDCTLIEGGRDFTGQGLMQTTGLDRFFTPKVRTAETLENPESAAPRLAGTTSTAPPANLPVWQWWLKRDERPHAPGVWVVYFSLAALPLFGLGQWFIPAADLALRRRTFWLLVIYVAAGLALLLSTSFLSLRRYLRQRKLEMPLEMAGIWLCTGVAMIVALLIIASLLPRPIPEYSITHLAPEIQSPDRSASRWGWGKEGAKAQPDSAQTATKGESAQNSEQSLAEGKGSPQPSADGQSGSGPPSSSSDSEKTSVGKQDQSKQGEQGSKSDSGSSSQSKQDNESKEGSQQQPPEDKPPAETEASKSNEQSQPKTDSESSPQNEQPPPTGESNPAPPTQTLSQRAGQLFAYLMRLLQWLFYLLVVLVIGYFAWQHRQRLWAAWQQLLAELRELWARWFGPEKKQAEPLAPVALAPQPKRFAEYADPFLSGLAARWSLAELVRYTFEALEARGRERACPRGVDQTPLEYAAIVGQAEPALASEFQRLADLYGQLAFARGLQSPQALAQLQQLWQRWKLG, via the coding sequence ATGTCTCGTCGCACACCCGAAACACTCGTCGATTGGCTGGTCGTGGGGATTGCTCCCTTCCTGATCATGATGCTGGTCGGCAGTCTGGTGTTTTATCTGGTCGAAGTCTTTTACCTGGGTGACTATCAGATCCGGCTCTTGTTCGTGCTGGGACTGTTTGTGATGGCCATCGTTTGCGTGGCGCGTATCTCGATGGAAGACGGCGGCGCGTATGCAGCGTTGTTTGGCGTGCCGCTGGCGGTTGCCGTGGGAGTGGCGATCGCTACCTTTGTCGAAGTGAGCGGGCCGCTGGCACCGCTTGGCCCAGCCTTGAATTGGGCCCTAATGGCGCTCGTTTGGTGGGCCGCGCATAAGTTGACGTGGGACTGCACACTGATTGAAGGTGGCCGCGATTTTACCGGCCAAGGCTTGATGCAGACGACCGGTCTCGATCGCTTTTTCACTCCGAAAGTGCGAACTGCAGAGACTCTCGAGAATCCTGAGTCCGCTGCGCCCCGCTTAGCAGGCACGACTAGCACCGCGCCGCCAGCGAATCTTCCCGTCTGGCAATGGTGGCTAAAGCGCGATGAGCGACCACACGCGCCGGGTGTCTGGGTTGTCTACTTCTCACTCGCCGCATTGCCACTCTTCGGGCTCGGGCAATGGTTTATTCCAGCAGCCGATCTCGCACTCAGACGTCGCACATTTTGGCTACTCGTGATCTACGTCGCGGCTGGACTAGCCCTGTTGCTCTCGACCAGCTTTCTCAGTTTGCGGCGTTACTTGCGGCAACGCAAACTCGAAATGCCGTTGGAAATGGCTGGCATTTGGCTCTGCACGGGAGTCGCGATGATCGTCGCCTTGCTCATCATTGCGTCGCTCTTGCCGCGGCCGATTCCCGAGTATTCCATCACTCACTTGGCCCCAGAGATTCAATCGCCCGACCGCTCCGCCTCACGCTGGGGTTGGGGGAAAGAAGGAGCTAAGGCGCAGCCCGATTCAGCCCAAACCGCAACGAAGGGAGAGTCAGCGCAGAACTCGGAGCAGTCGTTAGCAGAGGGAAAAGGATCGCCGCAACCAAGTGCCGATGGCCAATCGGGATCAGGGCCACCGAGTTCGTCGAGCGACTCAGAGAAAACATCCGTCGGAAAACAAGACCAATCGAAACAAGGCGAACAGGGCTCCAAGTCCGATTCAGGCTCGTCATCGCAAAGTAAGCAAGACAACGAGTCTAAAGAAGGCTCGCAGCAACAACCACCAGAAGACAAACCGCCCGCTGAAACTGAAGCTAGTAAGTCCAACGAACAATCGCAGCCGAAGACCGACTCCGAATCTTCGCCCCAGAATGAGCAACCGCCGCCAACTGGCGAATCCAATCCCGCGCCGCCAACTCAGACCCTTTCGCAGAGGGCTGGTCAGTTGTTTGCGTACTTGATGCGGCTGTTGCAATGGCTCTTCTATTTGCTGGTGGTGCTTGTCATTGGCTATTTCGCCTGGCAGCATCGCCAGCGATTGTGGGCCGCTTGGCAACAGCTGCTCGCAGAGTTGCGAGAGCTCTGGGCTCGTTGGTTCGGGCCAGAGAAGAAACAGGCTGAGCCGCTAGCGCCCGTCGCTCTTGCTCCGCAACCCAAGCGCTTCGCCGAGTATGCCGATCCATTCCTATCGGGGTTGGCAGCACGCTGGTCGCTAGCAGAGTTGGTTCGCTACACTTTCGAGGCACTCGAGGCGCGCGGGCGCGAGCGGGCTTGCCCTCGGGGCGTCGACCAAACTCCGCTGGAATATGCGGCCATTGTGGGACAGGCCGAACCAGCGCTCGCGAGTGAATTTCAGCGATTGGCCGATCTTTATGGCCAATTGGCTTTCGCCCGCGGACTGCAATCGCCTCAAGCCCTGGCCCAACTTCAGCAACTTTGGCAGCGTTGGAAACTGGGCTGA
- the ispE gene encoding 4-(cytidine 5'-diphospho)-2-C-methyl-D-erythritol kinase, with protein sequence MYLLRNDWRLTACAPAKVNLSLEVLARRPDGFHELETLMLAVDVCDTLSLEPTPAPQITLHCQWATGLVAARRVYERTGLPVSAQAWSDLPAAHDNLVWQALHLLQTTAGIRLGANVILTKRIPAQAGLGGASADAAAALLVANQAWQLHWTTARLCELAAQLGSDVPFFVTSGAAICRGRGERIEAIRPPRCWLVIVRPPVGLSTPAVFRGCQPEPNRRATAVVRAALDRGDLSAAAQGMHNGLQGPAEALSLWIGKLREAFARTGCIGHQMSGSGSSYFGLFWHAAQARRAAARLRGQNIGAVMMAQTAGISTIGSGHKQATLVAN encoded by the coding sequence ATGTATTTACTTCGCAACGATTGGCGGCTGACGGCCTGCGCCCCTGCGAAAGTGAATCTTTCGCTAGAGGTTCTGGCTCGCCGCCCTGATGGCTTTCATGAGCTCGAAACGCTCATGCTGGCCGTTGATGTGTGCGATACGTTGTCCCTCGAGCCGACCCCGGCACCCCAAATTACTTTGCACTGCCAGTGGGCAACGGGCCTGGTTGCCGCTCGCCGTGTTTATGAAAGAACTGGTCTTCCAGTTAGTGCGCAAGCGTGGTCCGACTTGCCTGCTGCGCACGATAACCTGGTTTGGCAGGCACTTCATTTGCTGCAAACAACGGCGGGGATTCGGTTGGGAGCAAATGTGATCCTGACCAAACGAATTCCCGCGCAAGCTGGCCTGGGTGGCGCTTCGGCTGATGCTGCCGCGGCTTTGTTGGTTGCCAATCAAGCTTGGCAATTGCACTGGACGACAGCACGACTCTGTGAACTCGCCGCGCAGCTTGGGAGCGACGTGCCATTTTTTGTCACCAGCGGCGCAGCGATCTGCCGGGGGCGGGGCGAACGGATCGAAGCGATTCGGCCGCCACGTTGCTGGCTGGTGATAGTGCGGCCACCCGTCGGCCTTAGTACACCGGCTGTCTTTCGTGGTTGCCAGCCCGAGCCCAATCGTCGGGCGACAGCCGTGGTGCGGGCGGCTTTAGATCGAGGCGATTTGTCAGCTGCGGCGCAAGGGATGCACAATGGCCTGCAAGGTCCGGCGGAAGCGCTATCGCTTTGGATCGGCAAGTTGCGAGAGGCATTCGCGCGCACAGGGTGCATCGGTCATCAAATGAGTGGTAGTGGCTCGAGCTATTTCGGACTCTTCTGGCACGCGGCTCAAGCACGGAGAGCGGCGGCGCGCCTGCGCGGGCAAAACATAGGAGCCGTGATGATGGCTCAAACTGCGGGGATCAGCACGATCGGCAGCGGACATAAACAGGCAACATTGGTAGCGAATTGA
- a CDS encoding HNH endonuclease: MSVSAGTKSLVRARAANRCEYCHLHQSDSPLAVLHVEHIIPKKHGGSDDDENLALACIDCNLHKGPNLTGFDPESGKLTALFHPRRQVWTEHFDWVGLLIVGKTAVGRTTVAVFNMNSDDQLALRSGNELN; the protein is encoded by the coding sequence GTGAGTGTTAGCGCTGGAACGAAGTCGCTTGTTCGCGCGCGTGCGGCGAATCGGTGCGAGTACTGCCATCTGCACCAATCCGATTCGCCGCTGGCAGTGTTGCACGTCGAACATATCATCCCCAAGAAACACGGCGGTTCTGATGACGATGAGAACCTTGCACTGGCTTGCATCGACTGCAATTTGCACAAGGGACCGAATCTTACCGGTTTCGATCCAGAGTCGGGAAAGCTAACCGCGTTGTTTCATCCACGCCGGCAAGTTTGGACCGAGCATTTCGACTGGGTAGGTTTGCTCATCGTTGGTAAGACGGCAGTTGGGCGCACAACTGTTGCTGTATTCAACATGAACTCGGACGATCAATTGGCACTTCGCTCGGGCAATGAGTTGAACTAG
- a CDS encoding AAA family ATPase: MHVTDVNGAAKRIIANVEKAIVGKRQSLVLALCAWLCEGHLLLEDVPGVAKTMLARALARSVGCSFKRIQCTPDLLPGDVTGASIFNPKTTDFEFRPGPLFAQVVLADEINRTTPRTQAALLEAMAESRVTVDGTTHRLGPPFLVIATQNPVDHEGTFSLPEAQLDRFLMRFSLGYPTMEEELKMLEMLQHTHPIDSLEPVVSAEELVACQKAVRNIYVDDKVRRYLMQIVHDTRSHEDIALGGSPRASIALFRSSQAMAALRGRAYVLPDDVKRIAGPVLTHRVIVKPESRLRKITAAALVEEIVAEIAVPILAESNTA, from the coding sequence ATTCACGTGACTGACGTCAACGGTGCCGCCAAGCGAATCATCGCCAACGTCGAAAAGGCGATTGTCGGCAAGCGTCAGTCATTGGTCCTGGCACTCTGTGCCTGGTTGTGCGAAGGGCATCTGCTGCTCGAAGATGTGCCGGGCGTCGCCAAAACGATGCTCGCCCGCGCGCTGGCCCGCAGCGTGGGCTGCTCGTTCAAGCGGATTCAATGCACGCCCGATCTCTTGCCCGGCGATGTGACCGGCGCATCGATCTTCAACCCCAAGACGACGGACTTTGAGTTTCGTCCCGGGCCCCTTTTCGCACAGGTGGTACTCGCCGACGAAATTAACCGCACGACGCCGCGCACTCAAGCTGCCTTGTTAGAAGCGATGGCCGAGAGTCGCGTGACCGTCGACGGGACAACGCACAGACTGGGGCCGCCGTTCCTGGTGATTGCCACGCAGAACCCCGTCGATCATGAAGGGACGTTCTCGCTTCCCGAAGCTCAACTCGACCGCTTTCTGATGCGGTTCAGCCTGGGATATCCAACCATGGAAGAAGAGTTGAAGATGCTCGAGATGCTGCAGCACACGCACCCCATCGATTCGCTCGAACCGGTCGTTAGTGCGGAAGAGCTGGTTGCGTGTCAGAAGGCCGTGCGGAACATTTATGTCGACGACAAAGTCCGGCGTTACCTGATGCAAATCGTCCACGACACGCGTTCGCACGAAGATATCGCCCTCGGCGGCAGCCCGCGGGCATCGATCGCCCTCTTTCGCTCGTCGCAAGCGATGGCCGCGCTGCGTGGCCGGGCCTATGTGCTGCCCGATGACGTGAAGCGAATTGCCGGGCCCGTGCTGACGCATCGCGTAATTGTGAAACCCGAGAGTCGACTGCGCAAAATAACCGCTGCCGCACTGGTCGAAGAAATCGTGGCAGAAATCGCCGTGCCCATTCTGGCCGAGAGTAACACGGCATGA
- a CDS encoding SpoVG family protein, with translation MEITEVRVKLMEDSDDRLQGFCSITFDNCFVVRDLKIIEGSSGPFVAMPSRKLTSHCPQCGCKNHLKAAHCNQCGSRLKEDRTVRDQEGRTKLYADIAHPINSSCREMIQNRVIAEYRAELDRAKQPGYVSKYDDDYDDDVDAADLTPPTAGESRRPNLPPGTQIQPAESEIRAPHMLPAPAPPPSGPQTPHSGLAKEKREQSDKPKPKNGGFGEGIF, from the coding sequence ATGGAAATTACCGAAGTTCGCGTCAAGCTCATGGAGGATTCCGATGATCGCCTGCAAGGCTTTTGTTCGATCACGTTCGACAATTGTTTCGTCGTTCGCGATCTGAAAATCATTGAAGGGAGCAGCGGCCCCTTCGTCGCCATGCCCAGCCGCAAACTCACGAGCCACTGCCCGCAGTGCGGCTGCAAGAACCACCTCAAGGCCGCCCATTGCAATCAGTGCGGCAGCCGGCTGAAGGAGGATCGCACGGTGCGCGATCAGGAAGGTCGCACGAAGCTGTATGCCGATATCGCGCACCCGATCAATTCGTCGTGCCGCGAGATGATTCAGAATCGGGTGATAGCCGAGTATCGCGCGGAACTCGATCGCGCCAAACAGCCCGGCTACGTTTCGAAGTACGACGACGACTACGATGACGATGTGGATGCCGCCGACTTGACGCCTCCCACTGCTGGTGAAAGTCGCCGGCCGAATCTGCCGCCGGGAACTCAAATCCAACCCGCGGAAAGCGAGATTCGCGCGCCGCACATGCTGCCTGCGCCAGCGCCGCCTCCGAGTGGCCCGCAAACACCCCATTCGGGACTGGCGAAAGAGAAGCGTGAGCAAAGTGACAAACCGAAGCCCAAGAATGGTGGCTTCGGTGAAGGGATCTTTTGA
- a CDS encoding DUF58 domain-containing protein, with translation MIWPAAIVLVLVLALIFRLGLLAYAMYTLLGVVLLSRYLTHRWATALSASRECNRLTAEEGDDIAVIITIENSGNLPIPWVMVEDLLPREALLYSPPRLAVMGSRVELTHLWSRSQKNLRYQLKCNRRGYYQLGPLVLETGDLFGLHRRFRVLTQPHFLLVMPKIVPLTGYAISSKRPIGEVRMTYRLYEDPTRISGVRAYQEGDSLNRIHWRATARTGVLHSKVYEPSTVAGVTLLVDFHQASHPARNEPRRSELAITAAASIAHAVSLMGQQVGLVTNGRDAADRIRTEGWASDWRTREAANVAANVRETSDRLRPVVIDTRRGGDQLQQILEMLARLELTDGLLLSELILETSSRLPRDATVIAILPHVTHEIAISLGMLRRRGLAVVAILNMFETYEYAEAAGPLMAEGIETRHMPDEAAVAEICAQYWLR, from the coding sequence ATGATCTGGCCAGCTGCCATCGTGCTCGTGCTGGTGTTGGCCTTGATCTTTCGGCTAGGACTGCTGGCCTACGCGATGTACACCCTCCTCGGCGTGGTGCTGCTCAGTCGCTATCTCACACATCGCTGGGCGACGGCCCTTTCCGCCTCGCGCGAATGCAACCGACTGACGGCCGAAGAAGGTGACGATATCGCCGTCATCATCACCATTGAGAATAGTGGCAACTTGCCGATTCCGTGGGTCATGGTCGAAGATCTTCTGCCGCGCGAAGCACTCCTCTATAGCCCTCCGCGATTGGCCGTCATGGGAAGTCGCGTGGAACTAACGCACCTTTGGTCACGCAGTCAGAAGAACCTGCGCTATCAATTGAAGTGCAATCGCCGCGGCTATTATCAGCTGGGGCCGCTAGTGCTGGAGACAGGCGACTTATTCGGCCTGCATCGGCGATTTCGCGTGCTCACGCAGCCTCATTTTTTGCTGGTGATGCCCAAGATCGTGCCGCTCACCGGCTATGCCATTTCGTCGAAGCGACCGATTGGCGAAGTCCGCATGACGTATCGCCTGTACGAAGACCCGACGCGCATCAGCGGAGTGCGGGCCTATCAAGAAGGAGATTCGCTCAATCGCATTCATTGGCGCGCGACCGCTCGCACGGGCGTACTCCATAGCAAAGTCTATGAACCGTCGACTGTGGCGGGCGTGACGTTGCTCGTCGACTTTCATCAAGCCTCGCACCCCGCGCGCAATGAGCCGCGGCGAAGTGAACTGGCAATCACCGCTGCAGCTTCAATTGCCCACGCCGTCAGCTTAATGGGGCAGCAAGTGGGATTGGTTACCAACGGCCGCGATGCCGCCGACCGCATCCGAACCGAGGGCTGGGCCAGCGACTGGCGAACTCGTGAAGCCGCGAATGTCGCCGCCAATGTGCGAGAAACGAGCGACCGCCTGCGCCCCGTTGTGATTGATACTCGACGGGGCGGCGATCAACTGCAGCAGATTCTCGAAATGCTGGCGCGGCTCGAACTGACCGACGGCTTGCTGCTTTCAGAGCTCATTCTCGAAACCTCGTCGCGTCTGCCCCGCGATGCCACGGTGATCGCGATTCTCCCCCACGTCACTCACGAAATTGCCATCTCGCTCGGCATGCTGCGGCGACGCGGTCTGGCCGTCGTGGCCATTCTCAACATGTTCGAGACCTATGAATACGCTGAAGCCGCCGGTCCGCTGATGGCCGAAGGAATCGAAACCCGGCACATGCCGGATGAAGCAGCGGTCGCAGAGATTTGTGCGCAGTATTGGCTGAGATGA